TCTAAGGGAATTGAGTTAAGGAAACTTTCTATATCAAATTTATGATTAACAGAATTAATATGCAAATTAGTTATGTCTAAAAGTAAACCGCAGTCAGTTTGCATTAAAATTTCGCTAATAAATTCTGCTTCGCTCATTTCTGCCCCAGGAATTTCCAACATATAAGTAATATTTTCTAAAATTAATGGAGCATTAATATATTCTTTTACTTGCTTAATATTTTTTACTATTACATCAATTGCTTCCCAGGTAAAAGGAAGTGGAGAAAGATGACCAATATCTATTCCACCAGCTTGAGTAAAGCAAATATGCTCGCTCCACCAAGGCGGGTTTAATTTATTAACTAAATTAGCTAGTTTTTTTAAGTAAGGTTGATTTAATCCTTCAGCACTCCCTAAAGAAAGGTTGATAGCGTGAGGTACTAATGTAAAATGCTCTTTTAAGATGGCTAGCTCTTTTTCTTTATTTGGGTGTGGGTCAATATAATGATCTGCAATAATTTCTAAAAAGCCTACTTTATCTTGATTAAGGAATAGTTCGCCAGCAAACTGTTCCCTAAAACCAATTCCAACTCCTAAGACTGGTAAAGTTACACGACCCATAAATTTTTCCTTAGATTTATTAGTTATAGAAATAAATACACTGTAAACTAAATGTTCTAATATTTTAATCTTAAGCCCCAACGGGGCGACAGCTATGTAGCGTAGGGTTTTAACCCTACGTATGATTATTTTTAGCCGCCGCAACCACCACCGCCACAACCACCACCACAGCCGCCACCACCGCCACAACTACTACTACCACAACTGCTACCACAACCACCATAATTACCAGCAGAAGCAGAACGGTGGAAAGCATGTTCAAAGGAATCAAAGGAAGTCCCTGCTAGTATTCCTACACCAAATATAGCCATCGCCATTGGTGCTATTGCTGGATCAAAAGTAGATGTTGCACTCAAACTTTCCTTATTAGATAAATTGGAAAATACTTGCTTAAGCATTTCTAAATAATTTTTACCTCTTTTACTTAATCTAGGAGGTTTAGCTGCAAAGATTAAAATTACCAAGGAAATAATTGTTAGAAAGATTAGAAAACCTATATTGTGTCGGCCTTGGCTTATGGCAACAGCTATTTTATAACCACTTAAACACATCAGAAGTAATGCTCCTGCTGTGCCTATTCCCCAAGCGGCTTGTTTAACTTCTTGAGATGTTAATAAATGTTTAGTTTCTAAATTTTGTTGATAAGTTTCACAGTATCTTATTGCTATGTTAGATATAGTGGGATTACTAAAAACATCTTTTGCTTCCATCCCATTGTAACAAGCTGCAAATATTTGTTTATCTAGTGTTGAAAGTAGTCCTGGGTCAGGATGATTTGGATTTTTGCTAATTTTGTCACTAACTATTTGTAAATATGCTTGAGAAATTAAATTAAGAATTGAGAGTCGGATAATTTCGTTTTCTTTACCTCGAAGATAAGCAATCTCATAAATATCAGGAGTTTTTGGTACGTGTAAAGGAGGCATTTTATCGGTTTTGTCTTGTCGTCTTACCATTAGCCAAGTAGCAAAAATTGTAGTAGCTGCCACAGAAATATAAAGAAAAAGAAATTGAAATCC
The sequence above is drawn from the Blastocatellia bacterium genome and encodes:
- a CDS encoding DUF692 domain-containing protein, which produces MGRVTLPVLGVGIGFREQFAGELFLNQDKVGFLEIIADHYIDPHPNKEKELAILKEHFTLVPHAINLSLGSAEGLNQPYLKKLANLVNKLNPPWWSEHICFTQAGGIDIGHLSPLPFTWEAIDVIVKNIKQVKEYINAPLILENITYMLEIPGAEMSEAEFISEILMQTDCGLLLDITNLHINSVNHKFDIESFLNSIPLERVVQLHFVGGHYHHNLLIDSHSHPTPREVWQLMETVAKRTCLKGVILERDENFPPFNELLTELEQARRAIKVNKPSLVVSEDFLWV
- a CDS encoding TIGR04222 domain-containing membrane protein, with protein sequence MEWLTNNALTNLHGFQFLFLYISVAATTIFATWLMVRRQDKTDKMPPLHVPKTPDIYEIAYLRGKENEIIRLSILNLISQAYLQIVSDKISKNPNHPDPGLLSTLDKQIFAACYNGMEAKDVFSNPTISNIAIRYCETYQQNLETKHLLTSQEVKQAAWGIGTAGALLLMCLSGYKIAVAISQGRHNIGFLIFLTIISLVILIFAAKPPRLSKRGKNYLEMLKQVFSNLSNKESLSATSTFDPAIAPMAMAIFGVGILAGTSFDSFEHAFHRSASAGNYGGCGSSCGSSSCGGGGGCGGGCGGGGCGG